In Myripristis murdjan chromosome 23, fMyrMur1.1, whole genome shotgun sequence, the DNA window acaagacacaacaaaataaaactgggCCCCAACTTGGGCACAGACAGTTTTTATAACATTATTATAACATTATTGattatacatacagtatatacagcagaaaagtaaaaatggcattttatgtGTAAGTATTTCTCTTTGCATctaattttggttatttttgagAGGGGAATTGTTCTCGGGTTACACAGTTTACATGCTGCACAAAACTTGGAAGCACAATTCCTAAACATGCCTGGTAAAAGTCCCCTGCAATGATGTGAACCCCCTCCGGGTGTATCTGTTGTTATTTACCATGGTTTACCATGGCAGAAATTGTTGGTGTGGTAGCTTCCTTAGCCTAGCTAGTAGGCCTGACTGGCAGCATTTCTTTTGCTTCCGCTCCTTCCGCCATCTCTGCCGCTTGTTGGTGCCAAATACAATCCAGGAAGAGCCCGGAGGTCTTACAATGTTCTCCGGAATATTGTGGACCGAAAGAAATTCTGTCGAAATAGTCGAGCTGTGCCCTAATCCAGTGTCGATGAGGTCTTTCCGTTCATAGACGTAATTCGCCAGACTCATACATGACATAACactcaacaaacacaaaacatagaATATAACAGAGAGCATATAGCAGCAGCACAAGCACGCACTGCTATCTTCCTTGTACCCTCTACAGTGCAGAGGTATGACTTTTACTTTAGCAGATGATCAAAGTATGTTTTTCATCACTGGCCATGAAACACACATTCATCTATGTCTATCAATATTTACTTTTCAGTGTAAATTTCAGCCATTGCCCCAAAAACCATAGCAGTCCCTAGCAAtcaccccaaacaccctagcaaccccatagaAACCACCacaaataccatagcaaccatccaGAACACCATTGCAGCTGcctagcaatgccctagcaaccatcaagaacaccatagtAACTGCCTaggaacaccctagcaaccacccagaacaccatagcaactgcctagcaatgccaaagcaaccatcaggaacaccacagcaacttTTTTCGTTAAGCAAGTACCTTGATGAAAATTTTTTTCCATAGACTCTGTGTTGCACAGATTCTGTGCTACGTCCAcaaccaaatacgaaaaatgtgcatcttgggGAGAAGAAGTGgagtgtcaattttcaaaccgatctggaattcaatttttttcccaatttcaGTTTGAAGTTGGAATTTCGACGCAATAAACACCAATGGTGGAATGTTCGGAGGGCCTGCCAGAGAGAAACATCCTAGTGGCCTCTCAAAAGGTGATAATAACTGCCTGGAAACAACCCAGATCACAATAACTGAGAACTAGCAGGCCCTctaacaacactacacaacctacaaatGGCATAGGGCTGGTGGCTTACCACTTGGCCATGCGGTCGTAaacggtggcaagcacatttaaagtttcttcagaaactttagcaAAGTCTAGTTACTACTTCCCGTCCACACCTTGGGGAGGAAAGTACTGACTTGGCAAAAAAGTGCTAAGTCAGTCCCAGGTTTCTGATGTATGTGCTAACTACAAACAAAAAGTTGGGGTCATCATATCAAGTTATTGTTTTGAAAACTCACATTAGTAATTAGTATTTATTAAGTAAAAATACATGCGcagacattatttttttctgtgcagcagTCAAAAGTTTGCAGAAGcatcacacagacagaggacaaCTAGTCAACTAAATTCCTCTGTCGAAATGGGCCAATTTGGCTTGTGAACAAAAACTGCTGAGTTGACAACTTTGCCAGCGCAGCCAAACATCAAGGAACTCAGAATAGCAGCATGCCATGCTTAGCTGGCATGCTTCTTGATGTCCAGCTGTGTTGGCAAAGTTGTCAACAAGTTGAAAACAGTAACAAGTTGAAAATATTGCAGAATCTGCCAAACATAAagcaactgcaaaaacacaagccAGCTCATATTACCTACCAATCCAACAGCAGAAATTCGAGCACAGCATCTGTCTTGCAGCCTTTGACTTTGCAAAGCTCTCACCAACAATTAAAAGCCTGTCTAATATTTACTCCCATCTCTTGCTGTTATGTAATTACCGTACAGATGGTCAGCTATTTCAACATTCCATTGCAAACTTTATGACTATCACACTGTAACATGAAGTTAAAGCATCAACAAACCACCTTGTTGATCATTTGATTCCAGGCTCCAGCAGTGGCCAATGTAACAGATGTTCGTCAGTTGGTGagtaattcatttattcattcattcattcatccattcattcgcTTTACTGAGACCTTCAATAAACGAGGCCCTAAGGTTTAGGTATCTTCACTTCTCTTCTCTCCCACTCTTTAAAccactaacattttttttaacatctccttgacagtttcagaataAAACCACCCCCACCACTCCTGTCCCAAACCGCCAACACATCAGCTGCAGCCACCAGCAGCTGTCGCCTGAGGAACGCCACCTGCTGGACTCCATTGCTTGGCCTGAAACCCCTCATGTGCCTATACCTGTGTCCCTGAACACAACCTCTGACCCCGCCCACAGCACCTTCACAATCCTGCCGGTGAGGGGAGGAGGTCAGTGGCATGTAGGTGATGAGCTGGAGGCTCTGATCCAACTTCGTGACTTCCAGGGTCGACCAAAACAATTTGGGGGAGATCTTGTAATTGCTCGACTCCATGACCAGACCCTCCTTGCAGGCGTGGCCGGGCAAGTGGTGGACCACCTGAACGGCTCCTACACCGCTGTGTTTCCATTACTCTGGGAGGGACGAGCACAAGTTAAGGTGACACCAAAGTCTATATTATTCTTCAGTGTGACTGGTTGAGTCAGTGGTATAAAATGAGTGTGACTGTCCACCCATTTCTTGAGTTTCCAGGCCAcagtttgatttgtttcaaGGTTTAGCttaaaaaaggaatgaaaataatttgtgaGTGAACAACATTATTGATTATTAGACCATTATTATTAGAGTAGGCCCGGCAGTGTGCTGGATGAGCCGAAAAGATGAAAACTTGTCAGTAAAATGGTTAGCAAAATGGTGTGTTGAGTTAtcaatgtaaatgttaaaatcaCCAGAAATAAGAACTGAGTCACATTCAACTGGTCAGATAAATTCACCAAATTCAGAGATGAAACCTTTTTTTAACCTGGGCAGGGTGGTAAACTGTAAGCACTAGATGGGGACATACAGACCTGATGACTTAAATACTCAGAGGTAGAGTAAGTACTAAATAAGACTCTTTTACATgataaaatattagaaaaaatagcagcagcaccaccacccTTCTTCTTAGACCTGGTGTGAGGTGCAGGGAAGACCTTCAAAGGCAGCCAttgctttacattttttacatttattgctTGATTATTTATAACCTACATTTGGGGAAAGGGGAAAGGGAACAATAGGCATGGAGTCCCTTTTGTGCACAGCGCGTCCATCGGAAGCCCAACCTTTTAACTGGGAAACACTGTCCATCTCCAGGAGTAATGTCCAAATAAGGCGATGTGCATCACACAGCAGGTGGATGCGACTCTCCTCCATTAAGGGCCACTAATAGGTGCAACATACTCGGGTCTGATGAACTTGTTTCTTCTAGAGTCACTCTTCATCCACTTCTAGTGGGTAGAGTAGTTGAACGGGTCTTTTAGATTTTAGACTTTGATTTCCATGTGTTCCATGCCATGTTCCTGCTTCCATAAAGTTTGCAAGTCAGGGAAATTGCTTTGCCACTTGCACAATTTCATGCTTGCACTGGACATGATTTCCTTGGCTCTGCGAGATAGTGTTATGTCTTGGTCCACATTCTCTGCATCCGCATACAAACATCCAAAATCTTGACTTCTTTCATATTTTCTGAGGTGGTGCCTAATTGCTGCAGCTAACAAGAAAGGGCTTGCAGGTGTGCCAAATGGCACGCGCATCATTCTCATTATCACCACCTTCGAATGCTTAAAGGGGTCTGGTCTCTCTCGTAGCCAGAAGAATCACAGCATGTCTCTACCTCTTTCATTTGGGACTATTTGTAAGAAAGCCTTGTTTATATCCACCACCATTGCTACTCTGTGCTGTCGGAATTTGATCAGAAAGCTTAGTAAATTGCGATTTGAATGTGGTCCAGTCAATAGGCATTCATTTAGAGAGTGACTTTGGTGTTTGAAGAAGCATCGAATGCTAATTCTACTGTCTCTAACCACTGGATGATCCAGCAGATGCAGCAGtgcagatagacagatatgtACTTTATagatcccgaaggaaattctgTGTACTCCGTTgcccacatacatacactcaatCACACAGTGAACAAACATATGTATGAATAAAAGTGAAATAGCCATCATAAAGTGACATCTCCAAATAAATAGCTAgcctataaaataaaataaactgaaaaataaacaaataaacacaaaataaagaaacactAAAAAACACCCGAGGTAGTCAGTCAGACCAGAGGCACTGGAGGCACTAGCCGGGGCTAAGGTACAGTCCTCAACATCCCCATCCAATCACCTCATCCACCTCCCAAACTTCATATCTACCTTGTTGGTACTTTACCAACTGTTCAAACTTCTGAACTGCGTCCGTCTTCTGGCTCTGTTTGGTTTCCATGTGAATCCCCAATGATTCTGTCAGCCAGAACTTGTGCAACTGGTTGGCAAGTACTCCTCTCCAACACTCACATGAAAGACCCCCACATCCACAGGTTCTGTAGTGACATTAATGACAGGGATGGACACAACACCTTGAATCAGCCATCCAAATTTAGTCTCCAACACTATTAGTCCATTATTAAGTCTCTCCTTGTGTCCCGACACCACATCCCAGTAATGGTCTCCTTCTATCAAAATCCCAAGACCTTCCTTTTCCATGACTCTCACTGGAGTATCAGCGACCTTTATCTTCTTCTGATTTTGGCCTTCTCCTCCCCCTGTCTTACGACAGCCATCCATCCCTATGCCCCAAAGACTGTGTTTTGGATGTCAGGGGTCGTCCCTCGAGGGGGGGTACTGTCATGATGGagttttggacttttttttggactgtttctctgtgtttttcttttcttttggtgTAGTTTCTTTTGACCTGTTGTGTCACTCCCAGCAGTGGTTTCACTGActcagtcttgtttgcccctcccagttccacacctgccctgagtcTGTGATTATTCCTGGTTgtcctgatccctcccagtgtttccctcagcctatcctgtgttttcctgtcttgtgctccagccccttccctaGGTGTGTCTGTTTATCTTATTAGTtctttgtgtatttaagtcctgtgttCACCTCTGCTCCTTATCTGTTCATTGTCTTTCCTGCGTGTCATGCCGGTAATTTCCAGTGTTCCTAGAGTTCCCAGTGTTTCCtagttattattaaatattttttgtttccttttgagCATCTTGCCTTTTGGATCCAACCTATCTCCTCACACATGACACATAACAGACTCCCATTAAGTGTCAGATAGCATCAAGGCTGCGCACTTGCACTTCACAGTTATCATACAATTTGCGCAGTGACACTACATCAGTGGCATATTTAGTAACTTATTCATATGTACGATTATCACCAGGTCTTTGTGGCCAAATCGACTAGTGAGCATTTCAACCGCACTAACATAATTATCATCAGATAATGCAAAGCCTGTGAGTGCTTGCTGCTGTACCaattaaaaatgacttaaaataaataaatttatctgTTTTACTCaaacttttgttattttgtatgGTCATATTATATTGACTCAAAAACCTCTTGCCACTCAATTATCTCCCCAGAAAACCTCTGTATGACTAGTTTGGGAAGTTTGACTGTATTGACTCTTTGTCCTTTATTCCTCTGACTGGAAGAGCTGATACTACTTGAATCTCCATCCATGCACATTGTTTAATCCTTGTTTTTTGTGAACTTATACCATCCATATATTCTAAAGCTGTATGTATTTCGTCATAATTCaatgttcctgtcatgttcaaTTAAACTTCGTTCCTTACTTAACGGCTGTTGGATAATAATAGTGGAAGCTGCACGTTAtgaaagttaaagttaaaagccatacctggaaaaaaaaaggcaatcacttgttttgttcctttttctaTTAGAGTGCACACCATCTGTTTTGTACAGGCCAGAATTAATCTAAAAGTAGTCAAAGTTTTAGAAGAAGTTGTACCCTGCAGCGgcacagatgtttttttaaacctttgacAAAAACTTTAGACTGAAGAGCTGACTACAATGCTCTGagtttttgaaaagtgcttcTTTAAGTACCATTAGTTTTCTTATTCCTTACTCTTATGAGAGAGGACACAATATTGCCTAACTGAGTTAAAACCCTGGTTCCTCCCCCTGTCAGGTGACACTGGTTCACTCCAGTGAGGCCATCACGGTTCTGCGTAGGCTGACCATGGAACAGCCGGGCCGTGTTTACTTCAAGAGCCTCTTCCGCTCCGGCTCTGTCTCTGAAACTACGGTTTGTAACGTCTGCCTGCCTCCAACCCATCCTCTGTGCAACTACACCGACCTCCACACGGGGGAGCCGTGGTTCTGCTACAAGCCAAAGAATCTGAGATGCGATACCAGGATCAACCACTATAAAGGAGGCTTCATGCAAAATCTCATGGCCAAGGAGGATACACTCTTTCAAAGGTGAGGGgggatagatagacagatagacaaaatttgtgtgtgttttggtgtcttTAACAGATTTACACCATGTTGGATTGTAACTATGACCTACAACTACAACCTTCTGACATGTCCTGTGACAACAGCATTGACTACAGGGGGCGTGGCTTAGCACAAAAAGTACTCTAATTTCCAGCTGCGATCTTGGTGGAAGTCAACACTATACTGAGTGCCTTCTTGTCATTAAATTGATGAATTGATAATGTAATACTAATATTTGTATCTTCAGCATgctacatactgtatgttcagTATACTAAacagcttttgtgtgtttttccacagtGGGATCAACATGAAAGTCTCCATTCATGCATCAGGGTCGGACAATGTCACTGTGCTGCCTAAggagcaaggtaaaaaaaacaaaacaaaaaaaaacaaaaaaaaaaacacaaaatcaacaaaaacatatacactactcacaaaaagttagggatatttggcttttgggtgaaatttatggaaaatgtaaaatgttcacgctacagtgatattatgggccctatcttgcgccagactccctaaacccgctatttgcggatttaggatttaggaagaggcgttcccctgtaaaagttgctatcttgtgcacctcccgctatccgcaaaacacctccgctacccgctatattatgaataggcgtgttttgggcgttatgccagttaaaccaatcagtgtgccaggtgccattgcctttaagggcaggatgcgctatcctaaatcctaaatcctaaacccgcgatggagagagggaggtagattttctcagggcttctactgaggctaaagcaagttggctttatatatatatatatatatatacatatgatatattatattataggcgagttaattcgggaggtggagccacatgtgtccaagtggacgtgtcacaaggttgtactgattgagtaaaatccctggccacaccacacacacacaagaggcagaggtggaactatgtgtaaactaatttattgacaaggtagattgggaaaataaaatattaaaaataaaaatatagcacagctgctggcttatgataaaacaataaaacgtgctggcgtaagtgtccaattaaaacagtctttcctctaaacagtctatatgagtaatatactcagtccattccggtggcgtcccggtatcagtccggcCGTGTGcatggtgaggctccgtcggggcgcgcattgaagccgcctgggcgcgctctcctaacagcccaaactttagggatagcggatagcgggtggtcctgaccacccgctatccgctatccctaaagtgtgtgcgcaagatagcaactttagggatagcgcatgaaacacgcccacgaacacacctccaggcgcaaatgacggagtcggcataaggatagcgggtagcgggtggcgcaagataccgtttagggatagcggaagctcctaaatccgcaatttgcgggtagcgggtagtggcagcggatagcgggtggcacaagatagggccctaaatcatgaaagtagggcatttaagtagaagcatacactggtgatttcctcatctcaaacaatttcttcaaacaaaagctaacaacagtggtggatataccacaacaaaaaatgtcagtgtcaataacttgtcatgtgcctttgagcatcaattacagcttgacaacgacgtctcatgctgttcacaagtcgacttattgtctgctgaggcatggcatcccactcttcttgaagggcggccctcaggacattgaggttctggggtacagagctccgagcctctacacggtgactcagctgatcccataggttttctatgggatgcaggtctgagaaagtgcaggccactccatttgaggtaccccagtctccagcagccgttccctaatgatacgacctcgatgagctggagcatcaaacacctgatgtgaattttgccgttaaactccttgttagagaacagcaacttgtgcaaaaagtactgaaacactgaacagttggacatgtgcattcaaaagtttacagaaggtcacattaagttcacctgtaaaggttataatgcattttaggttcatcctgaaatttcacccaaaagccgaatatccctaactttttgtgagtagtgtatatatatacagtcaCGGGCCACTTTATATGGCACACCTGTTCAGCTACTCGTTAACACAAATATCCAACCAGCCATTCACATTATAGCAATTCAGTGCAGTTAGCATCAAGCATATCATGAATTTTAATCTCTGAGGAATGTTTCCAGCACTTTATTGAATCAATGCCACAAAGAATTAAGGCAGTTCTTAAGGCTAAAGGGGGTCCAACCTGATATTAAcaaggtggacctaataaagtggccagaGAGTGTATATTGAAAAGACAGCATCACACAGTTGTGGCAGATTGGTCGGCTGCATATCCACAATGCAACCATCACCCTTTCCAACCCACAAATGGAAatgatttgtgtttatttgcatgtagAGCTCAAAAGTGAGATCCcatcacaagtgggcaggtgaGGTGCATGTACAGACGCATTCaaatgccaggtgtgaatgagtgaatgactgAGAGCTGGCCACTTGTGATCTGAACACCAAACAGCCCCTATGACTGTATTTCTATGAGAATATATCCAATAGCGTTTTTGACACTTTCACAACATACAGCACATTTATCAGTTTTAGCCTATATTTAGCTCAGTACTTCAGACATAACAAAGAACTCCCTCTATGCATAAAGATTCCCGCCTGCATAAACCTTTCATTAATTATCATTAATTCCTATCTTTCTGTCAAACTACTCTTTCCTTATTGATAGATACTGGGTCCATAATATTCAGTGTGCAATAAATGTACAATAACACACTTATTGCTAAtaaattttcaaacattttgttttatgataaATGTTACAAAGACTTCCTCTGACCTTATAATCATAGCATGAGTTTTAAAATACATTGTAGTCAACAAGAGGGTTTTACTACATTTTCTTTCTTAACTTTGCCGTGGTTACTTGCTGAAACCCCAAACAATGGTATGCCCTTCTCaacttttccatttttattaattcattcactGATTTACCGAAGAATCTTCATTTACTTGGACAACATAGTGGGTGAGACatgagttgtttgtttgttttatcataTTTGTATTGTTGAAAGACAAAATCTTACCAGGTACCAATAGAAAAATTAGAGAATGAAGAAGAGAATTAGAAGAGAATGTTCAGACATGTTTAAGATCAGACATGGTTAAGCTCAAAAAGCTCAATCACGTTGTGATACTCCTCTAATTTGTCACTGTGAACTGTGAATTTCTTATGTGATCTATAAAGTATGAACTAATCACATAAAGTCATACTGAATTGATAATTTGTTCATGGTAAGAAACAGGAATTTATGACACATCCTGCATGAATTCATGCATTCAAATATCATGAGTCATGCATTACTTGATAATTACTTCAGCAAATGATTTGTACCTTATTGTAAGGTGGTACCACTTTCTTCATGCTAATGACTTGTTGCAGCCCTACTCTCTGCCTGAGTTATGTTAACTCCATTGTGTTGTTGCAAAAACTCAGTATAAAGCCAGGAAAATACAACTTTTCTGTTCCTAGAGAGGTGTGATGGATTTCAAAGTAAAAAGCCCCTGCACACTCCTTTTGCAAATGGATAGATTATAAGTGAGGTGGAGCCACACAGACGACATCCACATCACAGATGTTTgtctttatcttcctctcaggACAACCAGAGGTGAGGAGCAGCACCGTGAAGCCTGAACCTGCTGGATATTACTACCAGGGTGCATGGCGAGCACTACGGGGCGCCACAGTTCATCAGTTCAACAACCCCTCTGCCATCAGCCAGTGTCTGACAGACAAGGTGGTGCACCTGTACGGCGACTCCACCATCAGACAGTGGTTTGAATACCTCAACAGTGTGCTGCCAGGTAAATGATCCAGTACCAGAGTTTGATAATATTTGATTACACCCAAATTTAGATTCTGTATCACCAAACGAGACATAGATGTGATATTTtgtaaacaataataacagacaaacactgcactgagttgcattaaaaaaaaaaaaaaaatccaattccTGTGTTGATGTCTACAGTGGAACAAAAAATCTTTACAAGTCATTATAAGTGTTTGTTTCCACGGCTTATCAATCTTGAAACTGCACTataaacaagtgggattattttgtCCTATATCCTATAGCACACATATGTTGAAGCTATGAAGACTGTACATCTAAGATTGTAAATGGATTGAAGGCCTACAGAGGTCATCGGGACGATATAGGAAGACGTCAGAAACTGATCTAGAAGGCATCCCAAACCAAGAGACAAGCTTTGTGAGTTGACTTTTTATAAATATAATGGGTTCCCTTGGTAATGCCTATTTCTGTCTTAGACCTCAAGGAGTTTAACCTGCACAGCGGGAGACAAAACGGACCGTTCATGTCTGTGGACCTGGCACGAAACATCTTGGTGAAGTTTCGCTGCCACGCCCCTCCACTCCGTTTCAGCAGCATCCCAACCAGTGAGCTGCACTACATCGCCAACGAGCTGGACAGGCTGGTCGGAGGCTCCAGAACTGTTGTGGTTATTGGCATCTGGTCTCACTTCAGCACTTTTCCCATTGTAGTGTACATGCGGCGACTACAGAGCATCCGCAGGGCGGTGCTGCGGCTGCTGAACAGAGCTCCCAGCACGCTGGTGGTCATCAGGACCGCAAACCTCAAGGCCTTGATGCTTTATGAGACGCTGACCAACAGCGACTGGTACTCGCTACAGCGGGACAAGGTGCTCCGGGCCACGTTCAAAGGGCTGAACGTTCGCCTGGTAGACGCCTGGGAGATGTCGCTGGCCCACCACCTGCCCCATAGTCTTCACCCACAGACCCCCATTATCAAGAACATGATAGACATTGTCTTGTCCTACACATGCCCGCAAAAAAATGGCTAAGTTTGTTGGGGAAGGAAGAGGGCAGTACAAGTGCACACATCCTGTGTGGGGTGGAGTTATATTTTCATCACTGAAATTATAACTCCACCTATATCTTATCGCCCGGGTCTAcgtggtttccatggcagctcgaaacgtttcaccgaa includes these proteins:
- the LOC115355605 gene encoding NXPE family member 3-like; its protein translation is MNVLKAPAVANVTDVRQLFQNKTTPTTPVPNRQHISCSHQQLSPEERHLLDSIAWPETPHVPIPVSLNTTSDPAHSTFTILPVRGGGQWHVGDELEALIQLRDFQGRPKQFGGDLVIARLHDQTLLAGVAGQVVDHLNGSYTAVFPLLWEGRAQVKVTLVHSSEAITVLRRLTMEQPGRVYFKSLFRSGSVSETTVCNVCLPPTHPLCNYTDLHTGEPWFCYKPKNLRCDTRINHYKGGFMQNLMAKEDTLFQSGINMKVSIHASGSDNVTVLPKEQVDVSQGQPEVRSSTVKPEPAGYYYQGAWRALRGATVHQFNNPSAISQCLTDKVVHLYGDSTIRQWFEYLNSVLPDLKEFNLHSGRQNGPFMSVDLARNILVKFRCHAPPLRFSSIPTSELHYIANELDRLVGGSRTVVVIGIWSHFSTFPIVVYMRRLQSIRRAVLRLLNRAPSTLVVIRTANLKALMLYETLTNSDWYSLQRDKVLRATFKGLNVRLVDAWEMSLAHHLPHSLHPQTPIIKNMIDIVLSYTCPQKNG